Proteins co-encoded in one uncultured Bacteroides sp. genomic window:
- the asnA gene encoding aspartate--ammonia ligase: MSYLIKPKNYMPLLDLQQTELGIKQIKEFFQQNLSSELRLRRVTAPLFVLKGMGINDDLNGVERPVSFPIKELGDREAEVVHSLAKWKRLTLADYDIEPGYGIYTDMNAIRSDEELGNLHSLYVDQWDWERVITREDRTINFLKEIVGRIYSAMIRTEYMVYEMYPQIKPCLPEKLFFIHAEELRKLYPNLDPKGRENAITKKYGAVFIFGIGCKLGDGKVHDMRAPDYDDYSTQGINGLPGLNGDLLVWNTVLDRAVEISSMGIRVDKEALLRQLKESNNEARKELYFHKRLLEGSLPLSIGGGIGQSRLCMFYLRKAHIGEIQASIWPKEMLEECEKLNMPLI, translated from the coding sequence ATGAGCTACTTAATAAAACCAAAAAATTATATGCCACTCCTTGATTTACAACAAACTGAGTTAGGCATAAAACAAATTAAAGAGTTCTTCCAACAAAACTTATCTTCAGAATTACGTCTGCGTCGCGTAACTGCTCCTTTATTCGTATTAAAGGGAATGGGTATTAATGATGACCTGAACGGGGTGGAACGTCCTGTATCTTTCCCGATTAAAGAATTAGGAGACAGAGAAGCCGAAGTGGTTCACTCCCTTGCTAAATGGAAACGACTAACACTGGCAGATTATGATATTGAACCCGGATATGGTATTTATACAGATATGAATGCCATTCGTTCTGACGAGGAATTAGGTAATTTACACTCACTGTATGTAGATCAGTGGGACTGGGAACGGGTGATTACTCGTGAAGACCGCACGATCAACTTCCTGAAAGAAATTGTGGGGCGTATCTATTCTGCTATGATCCGCACAGAATATATGGTTTATGAGATGTATCCACAAATCAAACCTTGTTTACCGGAAAAGTTATTCTTCATTCATGCTGAAGAACTTCGCAAACTTTATCCGAACCTGGACCCCAAAGGTCGTGAGAACGCTATTACTAAAAAATATGGTGCAGTATTTATTTTTGGTATCGGCTGCAAGCTGGGTGATGGTAAGGTACACGATATGCGCGCACCGGATTATGACGATTACTCTACACAGGGAATCAATGGTTTACCAGGGTTGAATGGTGACTTACTTGTGTGGAACACTGTATTGGACCGTGCAGTTGAGATCTCTTCTATGGGAATCCGTGTAGACAAAGAAGCTTTACTCAGACAACTAAAAGAAAGCAACAACGAAGCCCGCAAGGAGTTATATTTCCATAAAAGATTGTTAGAAGGAAGCCTGCCTCTAAGTATCGGCGGTGGCATCGGACAGTCTCGTCTATGCATGTTTTATCTGCGCAAGGCTCATATTGGTGAAATCCAAGCAAGCATCTGGCCAAAAGAGATGCTGGAAGAATGTGAAAAACTTAATATGCCTTTAATCTAA
- the ung gene encoding uracil-DNA glycosylase yields the protein MNVQIEESWKKHLAPEFEADYFSRLTDFIREEYTRYTVYPPGKLIFNAFNSCPFDKVKVVIIGQDPYHEPGQAHGLCFSVNDGVPFPPSLQNIFKEIESDMGTPAPASGNLTRWTEQGVLLMNATLTVRAHQAGSHQRKGWEEFTDAAIRHLAEEREHLVFILWGSYAQKKGAMIDRNKHLILSSAHPSPLSSYRGFFGNKHFSKANNYLQEHGKEPIVW from the coding sequence ATGAACGTACAGATTGAAGAAAGCTGGAAGAAACATCTGGCACCGGAATTTGAAGCCGACTATTTTAGTCGGCTTACTGATTTTATACGGGAAGAGTATACACGCTATACAGTTTATCCTCCGGGTAAACTGATTTTCAATGCTTTTAACAGCTGTCCATTTGACAAAGTGAAAGTCGTTATCATTGGACAGGATCCTTATCATGAACCGGGACAAGCACACGGCTTATGTTTTTCAGTAAACGATGGAGTGCCGTTTCCTCCTTCGCTACAGAATATTTTTAAGGAAATAGAAAGTGATATGGGTACTCCAGCTCCTGCAAGTGGTAATCTTACCCGATGGACAGAGCAAGGGGTATTGTTAATGAACGCTACTCTTACCGTCAGAGCTCATCAGGCTGGTTCACATCAACGTAAGGGATGGGAAGAATTTACGGATGCCGCAATTCGCCACCTGGCAGAAGAGCGAGAACATCTGGTTTTCATCTTGTGGGGATCTTATGCACAAAAAAAAGGAGCAATGATTGACAGAAACAAACATCTGATACTGTCTTCTGCTCATCCCTCACCTCTCTCATCTTACAGAGGATTCTTTGGGAACAAACATTTCAGCAAGGCTAATAATTACTTACAGGAACATGGCAAAGAGCCTATCGTCTGGTAA
- a CDS encoding putative LPS assembly protein LptD, which translates to MTLLKTKTYIIPIFFLVVTLSLSEGVHAQRKKRGELPSDTIKADTLGHDSLSMKSKKKQALDAPVAYEASDSIVFTQGGFAHLYGKGKVNYEKIELQSDVITMNMDSSTVFAKGTTDSLGVVKGAPVFKDGETPYESKSIHYNFKSKRGYIKNVVTKQGEGYVTSYNAKKSSDENLYMEDGKYTTCDNHEHPHFYLQLTRAKVRPKKNVVFGPAYLVVEDVPLPVVVPFGFFPFSSTYSSGFIMPTYGDELNRGFYLRDGGYYFAVSDYMDLKLTGEIFTKGSWGLGAASNYNKRYKYSGSISTNYQVTKTGDKNMPDYSVSKDFKINWSHRQDTKASPNSSFSASVNFATSSYEKTNLGSLYDANLYSQNTKTSSVSYTRSFPDQKLTLSSTFNIAQRTKDSTLAVTLPDLNISLSRIYPFKRKKAVGAERWYEKISMSYSGQFRNSITTKENKFFQSSLIRDWQNGMNHSIPVSATFTLFKYINVTPSINYTERWYSNKIKQSWDATNQVVKYDTTYNFNRVYNYNASLGISTKLYGRYTPIKAIFGDKIEAIRHVITPTISLSAQPDFGAKHYGYWDTYVYTDSNGEVQTKEYSPYAGGLFGVPGKGKQGNVSFDVSNNLEMKIKSDRDSTGTKKISLIDELGGSISYNMAAVTKPWSDLSMRLRMKITKSYTFNFNTSFATYAYQFDKNGKVYVGDKTEWSYGRFGRFQGTNSSFSYTFNNDTWKKWFGKKEEKKEKANKPQGENPEGDVNANPEGISEKKEKKAEVNEDGYLPFKMPWSFSVSYSFNVRENTSAKINEKDMRYPFKYIHNLSGSGNIKLSNKWSCTFQGSYDLNAHQIGQSIINISRDLHCWSMTCSLSPFGTYRSYNFTIRANSSMLQDLKWEQRSSVYSNIKWY; encoded by the coding sequence ATGACGTTATTAAAAACAAAAACATATATTATCCCGATCTTTTTTCTCGTAGTGACTCTTTCACTTTCTGAAGGAGTGCATGCTCAAAGGAAAAAACGGGGTGAATTGCCCTCCGATACGATTAAAGCAGATACTTTGGGTCATGATTCTTTGTCAATGAAATCAAAGAAAAAACAAGCATTGGACGCTCCGGTTGCGTACGAAGCCAGTGATTCTATTGTTTTTACTCAAGGAGGATTTGCTCATTTGTATGGAAAAGGAAAGGTGAATTATGAAAAGATTGAGCTTCAATCTGATGTTATCACCATGAATATGGACAGCAGCACTGTCTTTGCAAAGGGAACGACTGATTCTTTGGGAGTGGTTAAAGGGGCTCCAGTATTCAAAGATGGAGAAACACCGTATGAATCCAAATCGATACATTATAACTTTAAAAGCAAACGTGGATATATAAAAAATGTCGTTACCAAGCAGGGAGAAGGATACGTAACCAGCTATAACGCAAAGAAAAGCTCGGATGAAAACCTTTATATGGAGGATGGTAAATATACAACCTGTGATAATCATGAACACCCGCATTTCTATTTGCAGCTGACCCGAGCCAAAGTCAGACCGAAAAAAAATGTAGTTTTTGGTCCGGCTTACCTGGTTGTGGAGGATGTTCCATTACCAGTTGTTGTCCCTTTCGGATTTTTTCCTTTTAGCAGTACCTATTCTTCAGGATTCATCATGCCTACTTATGGAGATGAACTGAACCGTGGATTTTACCTTCGTGATGGTGGATACTATTTTGCAGTCAGTGATTATATGGATCTGAAGTTGACAGGAGAGATCTTCACAAAAGGTTCTTGGGGACTTGGTGCAGCATCTAATTATAATAAAAGATATAAATATTCCGGCTCAATTAGTACAAATTATCAGGTAACCAAAACCGGTGATAAGAATATGCCGGACTATTCCGTTTCTAAAGATTTTAAGATAAACTGGTCTCACCGTCAGGATACAAAAGCCAGTCCTAATAGTTCTTTCTCGGCTAGTGTAAACTTTGCAACCAGCAGTTATGAGAAAACAAATCTGGGAAGTCTTTATGATGCAAATCTTTATTCACAGAATACCAAAACTTCAAGTGTTAGTTATACCCGGAGTTTTCCAGATCAGAAACTAACATTGTCCAGTACCTTTAATATTGCTCAGCGAACCAAAGACTCTACGTTGGCTGTGACTTTGCCGGATTTGAATATCTCTTTGAGCCGAATTTATCCTTTCAAGCGAAAGAAAGCTGTAGGTGCCGAACGTTGGTATGAAAAGATCTCAATGAGTTATTCCGGTCAATTTAGGAATAGCATTACTACAAAAGAAAATAAATTCTTTCAATCGAGTTTGATAAGGGATTGGCAAAATGGAATGAATCACTCCATTCCAGTCAGTGCCACTTTTACATTGTTCAAGTATATCAATGTAACTCCTTCTATTAACTATACGGAACGGTGGTATTCAAATAAAATAAAACAATCCTGGGATGCAACAAATCAGGTAGTTAAGTATGACACAACTTATAATTTTAACCGGGTATATAATTATAATGCAAGTCTTGGCATAAGCACAAAACTATATGGCCGCTACACACCAATAAAAGCAATTTTTGGTGATAAGATTGAAGCCATTCGTCATGTGATAACACCAACTATAAGCCTTAGCGCTCAGCCCGATTTTGGGGCAAAGCATTATGGATATTGGGATACTTATGTTTATACAGATTCCAATGGAGAAGTCCAGACTAAAGAATATTCTCCTTATGCAGGAGGACTTTTTGGTGTTCCAGGCAAAGGGAAACAAGGAAATGTAAGCTTTGATGTTTCCAATAATCTGGAAATGAAGATTAAATCGGACCGTGATTCTACAGGGACAAAAAAGATAAGTCTGATTGATGAACTTGGAGGAAGCATCTCATATAATATGGCAGCGGTGACGAAACCCTGGAGCGACTTGTCTATGCGTCTGCGTATGAAAATTACCAAAAGTTATACGTTCAACTTTAATACATCTTTTGCCACGTATGCATATCAGTTCGATAAAAACGGAAAAGTTTATGTGGGAGATAAAACTGAATGGTCGTATGGCCGTTTCGGAAGGTTTCAAGGAACCAATTCTTCTTTCTCTTATACTTTTAATAATGACACCTGGAAGAAGTGGTTTGGAAAGAAAGAGGAAAAGAAGGAAAAAGCAAATAAGCCTCAGGGAGAAAATCCTGAAGGAGACGTAAATGCTAATCCTGAAGGAATATCAGAAAAGAAAGAGAAAAAAGCTGAAGTGAATGAGGATGGATATCTTCCGTTTAAGATGCCATGGTCATTCTCTGTTTCCTATTCGTTTAATGTGAGAGAGAATACATCTGCAAAGATTAATGAGAAGGATATGCGTTATCCGTTTAAGTATATTCATAATCTTTCTGGTTCTGGAAATATAAAACTTTCGAATAAGTGGAGCTGTACTTTCCAAGGTTCATATGATCTCAATGCACACCAGATTGGACAGTCTATAATTAATATCTCACGCGACCTTCACTGCTGGAGCATGACTTGCAGCTTGTCACCGTTTGGAACATATCGCTCTTACAACTTCACTATTCGTGCAAACTCAAGCATGTTGCAGGATTTGAAATGGGAACAGCGAAGCAGTGTTTATTCCAATATCAAGTGGTATTAA
- a CDS encoding HD domain-containing protein: protein MNVTEIINKYYTPGRQLDILLTHSRSVADKALQIAALHPELHLDEAFMEEAAMIHDIGIFLTNAHGIDCVGSEPYICHGYLGAELIRKEGFPRHALVCERHTGAGISAFDIEKEGLPLPHRDLLPVSLEEQVICFADKFFSKTHLDREKSVEAARKTIAKFGAEGLKRFDNWCELFL, encoded by the coding sequence ATGAATGTAACAGAGATTATTAATAAATATTATACTCCAGGAAGACAGCTTGATATTTTGTTGACTCATAGTCGTTCTGTAGCTGATAAAGCATTACAAATAGCAGCTCTTCATCCCGAACTTCACCTTGATGAGGCTTTTATGGAAGAAGCAGCAATGATTCATGATATAGGAATCTTTCTGACAAATGCACATGGAATAGATTGCGTTGGTTCTGAACCTTATATTTGTCATGGTTATCTGGGTGCCGAATTAATCCGGAAAGAAGGGTTTCCACGTCATGCTCTGGTTTGTGAACGTCATACAGGCGCAGGAATCTCAGCATTTGATATAGAAAAAGAAGGTTTGCCACTTCCACATCGTGATTTGCTTCCTGTTTCTCTTGAGGAACAGGTGATTTGTTTTGCCGATAAGTTTTTTTCAAAAACACATCTTGACCGTGAAAAAAGTGTGGAGGCAGCAAGAAAAACGATAGCTAAATTCGGGGCAGAAGGATTAAAGCGCTTTGACAATTGGTGTGAGCTTTTTCTTTAA
- a CDS encoding mechanosensitive ion channel family protein, translating into MNPHDFFSNTILDIRFEKVISFCIKAFLIYAITQATVSFTKFLFRRSQKRKKIAILDQTTSVFIQRIIVYAIYIIGTAIFLSLIPGMEKVSSSILAGAGIMAMAVGFASQEALSNFISGLFIVFGKPFRIGDSIMIDNVVNGTVAEITLRHTIIRSLDNRMIIIPNSKINSSTIINSTIGEQDTCSFIEVGVSYDTDLNKAIALMRDEVMRHPMLTDRRTPEEKRAGSPQVIIRVIELGNSAITLKAWAWAANAGNAFVMKCDLLKSIKECFDRENIEIPYPYNNVVLKK; encoded by the coding sequence ATGAATCCACACGATTTTTTCAGCAATACCATTTTGGATATTAGATTTGAGAAAGTAATTTCTTTCTGCATTAAGGCTTTTCTGATCTATGCCATCACACAAGCAACTGTTTCCTTTACTAAATTTTTGTTCCGTCGCTCACAAAAAAGGAAAAAGATTGCAATTCTTGACCAGACAACATCCGTATTTATTCAGCGCATCATTGTTTATGCAATTTATATAATCGGTACTGCTATTTTCCTTTCATTAATCCCAGGAATGGAAAAAGTTAGTAGTTCAATCCTTGCCGGTGCGGGAATCATGGCAATGGCTGTTGGTTTTGCTTCACAGGAAGCCTTATCGAATTTTATCAGTGGATTATTCATTGTCTTTGGTAAGCCTTTCCGGATAGGTGATTCTATAATGATTGATAATGTAGTAAACGGAACCGTTGCCGAAATTACTCTTCGTCACACCATTATCAGAAGTCTGGACAACCGGATGATTATTATCCCAAACAGTAAAATCAACTCCAGTACAATTATTAATTCTACTATAGGCGAACAGGATACATGCAGTTTTATTGAGGTGGGAGTTTCTTATGATACAGACTTAAATAAGGCAATTGCTTTGATGAGGGATGAGGTTATGCGCCATCCAATGCTGACAGATCGCCGCACACCTGAAGAAAAAAGAGCAGGATCTCCACAAGTTATTATTCGTGTTATTGAACTTGGCAATTCAGCCATTACGCTCAAGGCATGGGCATGGGCTGCAAATGCAGGAAATGCTTTCGTTATGAAATGTGACTTATTAAAATCAATAAAGGAATGCTTTGACAGAGAAAATATTGAAATTCCTTATCCATATAACAATGTTGTATTAAAGAAATAA
- a CDS encoding DUF1343 domain-containing protein — MDKLLPMLQNKRVALVVNHTSTVSKRGTHLLDSLLSRGITIKKVFAPEHGMRGNADAGEQIKDGKDSKTGIPIISLYGKNKKPSAEQMSDVDIVLFDIQDVGARFYTYISTMHYVMEACAENSKQLIITDRPNPCDYIDGPIMKPALRSFVGMHLIPLLYGCTVGELAQMINGEGWLEGKKKCALKIIKVKNWKHGQPYSLPVKPSPNLINDHAISLYASLCPFEATNISVGRGTYSPFEVLGAPDKKYGEFTFTPRSLVGFDKSPLHKDETCYGLDLRKAASPKGFTLRYIIQFYNKSGQGADFFTRSRWFDQLMGNTSVRKEITEGKSEAEIKAGWQNDLTKYKKMRAKYLLYAK; from the coding sequence ATGGATAAACTTCTGCCAATGCTTCAAAACAAACGGGTGGCTTTAGTTGTAAACCACACCTCTACTGTCAGTAAAAGAGGTACTCATCTATTGGATTCCTTGCTTAGTCGAGGCATTACCATCAAAAAGGTTTTTGCGCCCGAACATGGCATGCGTGGAAATGCTGATGCCGGAGAACAGATTAAAGACGGAAAAGATAGCAAAACAGGGATACCGATTATTTCTCTTTACGGGAAAAATAAAAAACCTTCAGCTGAGCAAATGTCCGATGTTGATATTGTGCTTTTTGATATTCAGGATGTAGGAGCACGATTCTACACTTACATCAGTACAATGCATTATGTGATGGAAGCTTGTGCAGAAAACAGCAAGCAATTAATTATCACTGACCGCCCCAACCCGTGCGATTATATTGACGGTCCCATAATGAAACCTGCATTAAGATCTTTTGTGGGAATGCACCTCATTCCACTGCTTTACGGATGTACTGTTGGGGAACTTGCACAAATGATTAACGGTGAAGGATGGCTGGAAGGCAAGAAGAAATGTGCATTAAAAATCATCAAGGTAAAGAACTGGAAACATGGCCAGCCTTACTCACTACCTGTGAAACCATCACCTAATTTGATAAACGATCACGCAATAAGTCTTTATGCATCCCTTTGCCCTTTCGAAGCAACTAATATCAGTGTGGGACGCGGAACCTATTCCCCATTTGAAGTTCTTGGTGCACCGGATAAGAAATACGGAGAATTCACCTTCACTCCCAGAAGTCTGGTCGGTTTCGATAAGAGCCCGCTCCATAAAGATGAAACATGTTATGGTTTGGATCTGCGCAAAGCTGCATCCCCAAAAGGATTCACCCTCAGGTATATTATACAGTTTTATAACAAATCCGGTCAAGGAGCCGACTTTTTTACACGTTCACGATGGTTTGACCAGCTAATGGGTAATACTTCCGTGCGCAAAGAGATTACTGAAGGGAAAAGTGAAGCAGAAATAAAAGCTGGCTGGCAGAATGATTTAACTAAATACAAAAAGATGCGGGCTAAATATTTACTTTATGCGAAATAA
- a CDS encoding NAD(P)-dependent oxidoreductase, whose protein sequence is MKNIAIIGASGFVGSALLKEALDRGHKVTAIVRNPEKIKLNHPNLTIKQGDVMVADTIEELIKGCDTVISAFNPGWLNPMIYRDTQKAYSFIFKEAKKAGIKRIIIVGGAGSLLINGTRLIDMGMAEETILPGAKSLAALLYSLQNNEKELDWVFFSPAANIVFGERTGKFRLGKDDLISDSEGKSYISVEDYALAMIDEVENPQHHFERFTIGY, encoded by the coding sequence ATGAAAAACATAGCAATCATAGGAGCCAGCGGTTTTGTAGGCTCTGCTCTTTTAAAAGAAGCACTGGACAGAGGTCACAAAGTAACAGCTATAGTTCGTAATCCCGAAAAAATTAAACTGAATCACCCTAACCTCACAATCAAACAAGGTGATGTAATGGTTGCAGATACTATTGAAGAACTAATAAAGGGATGCGATACTGTGATTAGTGCTTTTAATCCCGGTTGGTTAAATCCCATGATTTACAGAGATACACAGAAAGCATATTCTTTTATTTTTAAAGAAGCAAAGAAAGCAGGAATCAAAAGAATAATAATCGTGGGTGGAGCAGGTAGTTTGCTTATTAACGGAACACGTCTTATCGATATGGGTATGGCTGAAGAAACAATCTTGCCAGGCGCCAAATCTTTGGCAGCACTTCTTTATTCATTGCAAAATAATGAGAAAGAGCTGGACTGGGTGTTCTTCTCTCCTGCTGCAAACATTGTTTTCGGAGAACGAACCGGAAAGTTCCGTTTGGGAAAAGATGACTTGATAAGTGACTCTGAAGGTAAAAGTTATATTTCCGTAGAAGATTATGCTTTAGCTATGATTGATGAGGTGGAAAATCCACAGCATCATTTTGAACGTTTCACCATTGGATATTAA